A region from the Kribbella shirazensis genome encodes:
- a CDS encoding phosphoadenylyl-sulfate reductase, which produces MSTDLKTLAEEANERLADASAVEVLAWARETFGDELVVTASMADGALPHLAAEAAPGVDVLFLDTGYHFAETIGTRDAVAATLPINLVNALPKQTVAEQDAEYGEKLYARDPNKCCALRKVEPLNRYLSGYKAWVTGIRREEAPTRANTPVVEYDEKRDMVKLNPIAPWTQEDLDQYIQDNGVLVNLLQYDGYPSIGCEPCTQRVAPGEDPRSGRWAGTGKVECGLHT; this is translated from the coding sequence ATGAGTACGGACTTGAAGACGCTCGCCGAGGAGGCGAACGAACGGCTCGCCGACGCGTCGGCGGTGGAGGTGCTCGCCTGGGCGCGCGAGACCTTCGGTGACGAGCTGGTGGTGACCGCCTCGATGGCCGATGGTGCGCTCCCCCATCTCGCGGCCGAGGCGGCGCCAGGGGTCGACGTACTGTTCCTCGACACCGGCTACCACTTCGCGGAGACGATCGGGACCCGGGACGCGGTGGCGGCGACGTTGCCGATCAACCTCGTCAACGCGCTGCCGAAGCAGACCGTGGCCGAGCAGGACGCGGAGTACGGCGAGAAGCTGTACGCCCGCGACCCGAACAAGTGCTGCGCACTGCGCAAGGTCGAGCCGCTGAACCGGTACCTGTCCGGCTACAAGGCGTGGGTCACCGGCATCCGCCGCGAGGAGGCGCCGACCCGCGCGAACACGCCGGTCGTCGAGTACGACGAGAAGCGCGACATGGTGAAGCTCAACCCGATCGCGCCGTGGACGCAGGAAGACCTGGACCAGTACATCCAGGACAACGGCGTACTCGTGAACCTGCTGCAGTACGACGGGTACCCGTCGATCGGCTGTGAGCCGTGCACGCAGCGCGTCGCGCCGGGCGAGGACCCGCGCAGCGGCCGCTGGGCGGGCACCGGCAAGGTGGAATGCGGGTTGCACACATGA
- a CDS encoding nitrite/sulfite reductase, translating to MTAGVTTPARKPARPRKGKGEGQWALGYREPLNKNEENKKNDDGLNVRARIENVYAHRGFDSIDPADLRGRFRWWGLYTQRKPGIDGGKTATLEPEELDDRYFMMRVRIEGGQLTTEQLRVIAEVSTLYARDTADITDRQNIQLHWIAIEDVPAIWQRLEAVGLYTTEACGDVPRVVIASPVAGIAADEIIDPTPAIDEIVDKYIGSNEFSNLPRKFKTALTGHPSHDVVPEVNDIAFVGVVHPEHGPGFDLWVGGGLSTNPMLAQRLGTWIPREEVAEAWWGVTSIFRDYGYRRLRNRARLKFLLADWGAEKFRDVLETKYLKRKLIDGPAPEVPAVQGDHVGVHKQKDGKYFVGVAPVVGRVSGTTLAKVADVVAAHGSNRIRTTPQQKLLVLDVEESQVDSLVAELDKLGFQANPSGWRRNTMACTGIEFCKLAIVETKAKAARLIEELEERIPELDVPITVNLNGCPNSCARIQTADIGLKGQLVMGADGKQVPGYQVHLGGGLGLDAGFGRKLRGHKVAADDLTDYVERVTQNYLKERNEGERFAQWVTRADEEALQ from the coding sequence ATGACTGCCGGCGTCACCACCCCTGCCCGCAAACCTGCCCGCCCCCGCAAGGGCAAGGGCGAAGGCCAGTGGGCACTCGGATACCGCGAGCCGCTGAACAAGAACGAAGAGAACAAGAAGAACGACGACGGCCTGAACGTCCGGGCCCGGATCGAGAACGTCTACGCGCACCGCGGCTTCGACTCGATCGACCCCGCCGACCTGCGCGGCCGGTTCCGCTGGTGGGGGCTGTACACCCAGCGCAAGCCCGGGATCGACGGCGGCAAGACCGCGACGCTCGAGCCGGAGGAGCTGGACGACCGCTACTTCATGATGCGGGTCCGGATCGAGGGCGGCCAGCTGACCACCGAGCAGCTCCGGGTGATCGCCGAGGTCTCCACGCTGTACGCGCGCGACACCGCGGACATCACCGACCGGCAGAACATCCAGCTGCACTGGATTGCGATCGAGGACGTGCCGGCGATCTGGCAGCGGCTCGAGGCCGTCGGGCTCTACACCACCGAGGCGTGCGGCGACGTACCGCGGGTGGTGATCGCCAGCCCGGTCGCGGGGATCGCGGCGGACGAGATCATCGACCCGACGCCGGCCATCGACGAGATCGTCGACAAGTACATCGGCTCGAACGAGTTCTCCAACCTGCCGCGGAAGTTCAAGACCGCGCTGACCGGTCACCCGTCGCACGACGTCGTACCGGAGGTCAACGACATCGCGTTCGTCGGCGTCGTGCACCCGGAGCACGGCCCGGGCTTCGACCTGTGGGTCGGCGGCGGCCTGTCGACGAACCCGATGCTCGCGCAGCGGCTGGGTACCTGGATCCCGCGCGAGGAGGTCGCCGAGGCCTGGTGGGGCGTGACCAGCATCTTCCGCGACTACGGCTACCGCCGGCTGCGGAACCGGGCCCGCCTGAAGTTCCTGCTCGCCGACTGGGGCGCCGAGAAGTTCCGGGACGTGCTCGAGACGAAGTACCTCAAGCGGAAGCTGATCGACGGCCCGGCTCCCGAGGTCCCCGCCGTCCAGGGTGACCACGTCGGCGTCCACAAGCAGAAGGACGGCAAGTACTTCGTCGGCGTCGCGCCGGTCGTCGGCCGGGTCTCCGGTACGACGCTCGCGAAGGTCGCCGACGTCGTCGCGGCGCACGGGTCGAACCGGATCCGCACCACCCCGCAGCAGAAGCTTCTCGTGCTGGACGTCGAGGAGTCGCAGGTCGACTCGCTGGTCGCCGAGCTGGACAAGCTCGGGTTCCAGGCGAACCCGTCGGGCTGGCGGCGGAACACGATGGCCTGCACCGGCATCGAGTTCTGCAAGCTGGCGATCGTCGAGACCAAGGCGAAGGCCGCGCGGCTGATCGAGGAGCTCGAGGAGCGGATCCCCGAGCTCGACGTACCGATCACGGTGAACCTGAACGGCTGCCCGAACTCCTGCGCCCGGATCCAGACCGCCGACATCGGCCTCAAGGGCCAGCTGGTGATGGGGGCCGACGGCAAGCAGGTGCCGGGCTACCAGGTGCATCTCGGCGGCGGGCTCGGCCTGGACGCCGGCTTCGGCCGGAAGCTCCGCGGTCACAAGGTCGCCGCCGACGACCTCACCGACTACGTCGAGCGTGTCACCCAGAACTACCTGAAGGAGCGCAACGAGGGCGAGCGCTTCGCCCAGTGGGTCACCCGAGCGGACGAGGAGGCACTTCAGTGA